One window of Desulfobacca acetoxidans DSM 11109 genomic DNA carries:
- a CDS encoding type II toxin-antitoxin system RelE family toxin, with protein MRYGAELSHRAAKILKNLDQTTKKRLQARIDELALDPLSPNVSKPLIMVVGQRYSRFGDWRIIYEIQESSSNIYIVTIQPRGKAYRKL; from the coding sequence GTGAGGTATGGCGCCGAATTATCGCACCGGGCCGCCAAGATCCTAAAAAATCTCGACCAGACAACCAAAAAGCGCTTGCAGGCCCGGATTGACGAATTGGCCCTCGACCCGCTTTCCCCAAACGTATCCAAACCACTCATTATGGTCGTTGGCCAGCGCTACTCCCGGTTCGGCGACTGGCGCATTATCTATGAAATCCAAGAATCATCGTCCAATATTTATATTGTCACCATTCAACCTAGAGGGAAAGCGTACCGCAAATTATAA
- a CDS encoding vitamin B12-dependent ribonucleotide reductase → MEAGLVTSLLSEDIFLTPNAVTVLKKRYLKKDDHGDVCEQPVDMFLRVAKTIAEVDRCYDPEADIEETTRCFYHLMASRSFMPNSPTLMNAGRELGQLSACFVLPVDDDISSIFDAIKNTALIHKSGGGTGFSFSRIRPENDRVLSTKGVASGPISFMNIFDVATETIKQGGTRRGANMAILRVDHPDIEKFITCKNQTDKLTNFNISVAVTDAFMQAVINGEDFALLNPRTQQPVRSVKAAVLFDLIVQSAWSTGEPGLIFLDQVNRGNPIPHVGLIESTNPCGEQPLLPYESCNLGSINLAQMVKNGAVNFATLKEVVWASVHFLDNVIDANRFPLPQIEEATMKNRKIGLGVMGFADMLLYLGISYNSEAAVKVAEEVMSFIQRESKAASAELAEKRGNFPNFPGSIYDTGNGKGRMRNATTTTIAPTGTISIIAGCSSGIEPLFGISFVRRVLDGAELLEVHPYFEDVARRRGFYNGELMRQIAQTGSIRDLKEIPKDIRRLFVTAHDITPQWHVRIQAAFQKYTDNAVSKTVNFPASASPEDVRQVYLLAYELGLKGITIYRDRSRDQQVLSFGQEKPPEKQYIAPRPRPARTTGVTEVINTGCGKLYVTVNKDDLGFCEVFAQMGKTGGCASSQIESTGRLISLALRAGVKLDAIIKQISGIRCPNPHWSNGGQVLSCPDAISKVLAGVAEVNLAAEKEEGVAMGSCPDCGGAVEHEGGCIVCRACGFSRCS, encoded by the coding sequence ATGGAGGCAGGTTTGGTGACATCACTATTGTCGGAAGATATTTTCTTGACTCCCAACGCCGTGACGGTCCTGAAAAAAAGATATCTAAAAAAGGACGACCACGGTGACGTCTGTGAACAGCCGGTCGATATGTTTTTGCGGGTGGCCAAAACCATAGCGGAGGTTGACCGCTGCTACGACCCGGAGGCTGATATTGAAGAAACGACGCGGTGTTTTTACCATCTCATGGCGTCTAGATCTTTTATGCCCAATTCTCCTACTCTGATGAATGCCGGCCGCGAGTTGGGGCAGTTATCCGCCTGTTTTGTGCTGCCGGTGGATGACGATATCAGCAGTATCTTTGACGCCATCAAGAATACCGCCTTGATCCATAAGAGTGGCGGGGGTACGGGTTTTTCGTTCTCGCGCATCCGGCCTGAAAATGACCGGGTGCTCTCCACCAAAGGCGTGGCCTCAGGGCCCATTTCTTTCATGAATATCTTTGATGTGGCCACTGAAACCATTAAACAGGGGGGGACCCGGCGGGGGGCCAATATGGCAATTCTCAGAGTGGATCACCCCGATATCGAAAAGTTCATCACCTGTAAAAACCAAACCGATAAATTAACGAACTTCAATATTTCGGTGGCCGTCACTGACGCCTTCATGCAGGCTGTAATCAACGGCGAGGACTTTGCCCTGCTCAATCCCCGGACCCAGCAGCCGGTGCGCTCGGTCAAGGCTGCGGTTCTCTTTGACCTCATTGTGCAGAGCGCCTGGTCAACCGGCGAACCCGGCCTTATCTTTCTTGATCAGGTCAACCGCGGCAATCCTATTCCCCACGTTGGTCTCATTGAGTCCACCAATCCATGCGGGGAACAGCCTCTCCTGCCCTATGAATCCTGTAATCTCGGTTCTATCAATCTAGCCCAGATGGTCAAAAACGGGGCCGTCAACTTCGCTACCCTAAAAGAGGTTGTCTGGGCTTCGGTGCACTTTCTGGACAACGTCATCGACGCCAACCGCTTCCCACTGCCGCAGATTGAGGAAGCGACCATGAAAAATCGAAAGATCGGTTTGGGCGTTATGGGTTTTGCAGATATGCTGCTCTATCTGGGCATCTCCTACAATTCCGAAGCGGCCGTGAAGGTGGCGGAGGAGGTGATGTCATTCATTCAACGGGAATCAAAGGCCGCCTCTGCCGAGTTGGCCGAGAAGCGGGGCAATTTTCCCAATTTTCCCGGGAGCATCTACGATACCGGCAATGGCAAGGGTCGGATGCGGAACGCCACCACCACCACGATTGCTCCCACCGGCACTATCAGCATCATCGCCGGGTGTTCCAGTGGCATCGAACCCCTGTTTGGCATCTCTTTCGTCCGCCGGGTACTGGACGGCGCCGAATTACTGGAGGTGCATCCCTACTTTGAGGATGTGGCCCGCCGCCGCGGGTTTTACAACGGCGAATTGATGCGGCAGATTGCCCAAACCGGTTCTATCCGGGATCTGAAGGAAATCCCCAAGGACATCCGACGCCTGTTTGTTACGGCGCACGACATCACCCCCCAATGGCATGTACGGATTCAGGCGGCCTTTCAAAAGTACACCGACAATGCTGTCTCCAAGACCGTCAACTTCCCGGCCTCCGCCTCTCCCGAAGACGTCCGCCAGGTCTATCTTTTGGCCTACGAACTAGGTTTGAAGGGCATCACCATCTACCGCGACCGCAGCCGCGACCAGCAGGTGCTGAGCTTTGGCCAGGAAAAACCGCCCGAAAAACAATATATCGCCCCTCGACCGAGGCCCGCTCGCACCACCGGCGTCACTGAAGTGATCAATACCGGCTGCGGCAAACTCTACGTTACCGTGAATAAAGATGACCTGGGATTTTGCGAAGTCTTTGCTCAGATGGGCAAAACCGGCGGCTGCGCCTCTTCTCAGATTGAATCCACCGGTCGGCTCATCTCCCTGGCCTTGCGGGCCGGCGTCAAATTGGACGCCATCATCAAACAGATCAGCGGCATCCGCTGCCCCAATCCCCATTGGTCCAACGGCGGCCAGGTGCTCTCCTGCCCGGATGCCATCTCCAAAGTCCTGGCCGGGGTGGCCGAAGTAAATCTGGCCGCGGAAAAAGAAGAGGGAGTCGCCATGGGGTCCTGCCCCGACTGCGGCGGCGCCGTCGAGCACGAAGGCGGCTGCATCGTCTGCCGGGCCTGTGGGTTTTCGCGGTGTAGCTAA